Proteins from a genomic interval of Scomber scombrus chromosome 11, fScoSco1.1, whole genome shotgun sequence:
- the LOC133990760 gene encoding leucine rich adaptor protein 1-like: MAEEFLNDSLPELKELENKIGRKTPESLLVWMKDAADCGDCWSSDVGERSEHASALGDSFSDKISNLKQEMRWLRSADVRILRQLVAVHEGIEAMRWLMEERGALASRGSSLTGSLSSLVTLEDPGASMSPWRESPSPTCLYDLAETAGEESTDHPPRTGNDPSDRKNYFNVLCPESTEARPPSPPNSKYEVSYSAQASSSPANGLVSSNLPKSQPQDSDAAPSQDIKGGADPIRRALQRSCKASRRDVKMSSFALTQQSAKTKTEEQTLEGLSVAQNNMTEENKSTPDRENLLLGYDAQWCWVESQDDVTFL; encoded by the exons ATGGCGGAAGAATTTCTCAACGATTCACTTCCAGAGCTGAAAGAGCTGGAAAATAAAATTGGCAGAAAAACACCGGAAAGTCTTCTGGTTTGGATGAAGGATGCTGCGGACTGCGGTGATTGTTGGAGCTCTGATGTAGGCGAGAGGAGCGAGCATGCCTCTGCCTTGGGCGACAGCTTCTCTGACAAAATCAGCAACTTAAAACAAGAGATG AGGTGGCTGCGTTCTGCTGATGTGAGGATCCTGCGCCAGCTGGTGGCCGTGCATGAGGGTATCGAGGCCATGCGCTGGCTGATGGAGGAGAGGGGTGCCTTAGCCAGCCGTGGCAGCAGCTTGACAGGAAGTTTGAGCAGCCTGGTGACTCTGGAGGATCCCGGGGCCTCAATGTCCCCCTGGAG GGAAAGCCCAAGTCCAACCTGCCTTTATGATTTGGCTGAAACCGCTGGTGAGGAATCAACAGATCATCCACCCCGCACTGGCAATGATCCATCAGACCGCAAAAACTACTTTAACGTGCTGTGCCCAGAATCAACTGAAGCAAGACCTCCAAGTCCTCCCAACTCCAAATATGAAGTCAGTTATTCCGCACAGGCATCGTCCAGTCCTGCCAACGGTTTGGTTAGTTCCAATTTACCGAAGTCGCAACCACAGGACTCAGATGCAGCTCCATCGCAGGACATCAAAGGTGGTGCTGACCCCATCAGAAGAGCGCTGCAGCGATCTTGTAAGGCTTCAAGAAGAGATGTAAAAATGAGTAGTTTTGCCCTCACTCAACAGTcagcaaagacaaagacagaggaaCAAACTCTGGAGGGTCTCAGTGTCGCTCAGAACAATATGACGGAAGAAAACAAGAGCACACCTGATAGAGAGAACCTTTTGCTGGGTTATGATGCTCAGTGGTGCTGGGTGGAGTCACAGGatgatgtgacatttttatga